The sequence TTCCCCGCAAGTAAGCTCCTTTCTGCCTTGCTGCCTCGTTCGGTTCGCTTGGGTGGGCTCCCTTTATGCGATTGATTCGTGTCTTGGTTGCAGGGATTGCGGGCAGGATCGTGTCCACCACGGCGTCGGCGGTGGCCAGGCGGCTCTGGTCGCTCAAATCGGCCGCGACCAAGACGGGTAATCGCCGCGGTCTCTCGCGGGTCGGTGCCGATTATTCTTGGCTTGCTCGTTCGGTTTTCTTGACTCGGTTCGCCGTCTCGGGCATTCGGTGGTGTCGGcagcggcggggacggcggcggcggggcggtccATGGTGCGGTACGAGGGCGGGTACGACGTGGACACGGTGTTCGACGGCAGCAAGCTGGGGATCGAGCCACACGCCGTCGAGGTCACCCCCGCCGGCGACCTGCTCGTGCTCGACTCCATCAACAGCAACATCTACAGGGTCCAGCTGCCGCTGTCACCATGTGAGCACGCTCTGCTTCCGAACGCTTTCCTGTCCTTTTCAGGTTTGGTTAATTTGGACTTCATGGGATTCTGCTAAGAGTGGATCATGTGAGTGAGGTGTTCTTCTGGGTGGTTGGTTGGTGGTGATGTTGCATGCTAATTTCGGCAAAGGGCTCTTCGTTGATTGCGAAATGTTTGTTGGTTTACCGATTCCTGTTATGGATATGTGACATGATAATTCTTTGCAATGTGGTCACTTTCACTCCCCTTGTTGGTGGAGTCTTCCTTCAGTTACTTTCACTTCCATTGTGTATGTACTGTTTCTTTATGTATTTCATTGCTTTCACATGTTAGAAGCTGAGCAAATGGAGCATCAATTTATTTTATTCTCCTGAAAAATTGTTAGTGGAAATTGTGTATGAATTGTTTGCCTGAAATGACTAGCAATATCCCCTGTCTCTGTCTGATATTACTAAAGCTTGGTACTTTGGTTCCACTTGAAAAATTTGACATGACAACTTCATAGTGAGAAAATGCCATGTCAGTCATACTTCCCTCACTGATACAACATGATTTATATTTTAGAGTAGTTAATCTGTCACTCACATTTTGTTTAGCAAGAGATGCCTCCCAGATTATCCCATCCTGATGGATCTTCTGAAAATGGATCCAACAATGCAGATAGCAGGCCAAAGCTTCTTGCTGGTTCTCCAGAAGGTTTATCTGGTCATGTGGATGGAAGGCTGCGAGAAGCGAGGATGAACCATCCTAAGGGGTTCACTGTTGACGATAGGGGCAACATTTATGTTGCAGACGCTTTGAACATGGCAATAAGAAAGAtcagtgatacaggtaagctaAAATGGCCCATTCTGGGATAGTACACATGACATTGTCTGGTCCCCCCAAGCATCCTATGTTCTTTGATTTTCCTCGAGCTTCTCCAGCACTTATTTAGTACTAGTGCCCAAAAATTGCATCTGGAACGAGGTAACATGTCAGAGTGAATGAGAAGATTGACATTGCTTCTCTAGCACTTATTTCAAACTTTATTCCCAGATAAAGTTATGGTAAAAGGAAACATAAACCCGCATTCTACTCTTCACTCTTGATTAGCAATATAATATATTTGTATTCAAATTTGTACAGCCGTTTGAGCTTCATTGTTTGTTTTAGTGTTCAAATTCTTTTAGTACATTTGTGTATCACTTGAAACCACTTACCTTTAGAATGGACTATTTGATTTACATTCTTCAGAAGGGTATGCTAATTGAGTCCGTCTTTATGTGCAATTTGTTCGGATATTCTTGTGGATCCTGTGAATGTCCTTACTTATTATTTTACAGATGAAGTTACTGACAAATTATGTTCTAATAATATTAGGGGTTACAACCATTGCTGGAGGGAAATCAATTAGGGGACACATAGATGGGCCTAGTGATGATGCAAAATTCTCAACTGATTTTGAGATTCGGTACATCAGTAGCAGCTGCTCCCTCATGGTCATTGATAGAGGAAACCAAGCAATTCGTGAGATTCCACTCCATGATGATGACTGTGCGTATCAGTATGAAGCTGGTTTTCCTCTAGGTATGCTGCACTTTAGCTTTTCATTAGTATTGCTTGACAATAGATTATGACCACTGCTCTGTGAATTCAGACAAACTGTCATTGAATTCAGTATTCAAATGACATAACAAATTTTCTGAAAGGCCCTGTTGCAACTATGATAAATAATTACTGAGTATCAATTGTCACAGGAATTGCATTGCTTTTTGCTGCTGGTTTCTTTGGCTATATGCTTGCATTGCTCCAACGACGGGTTTTGGGGATGGCATCAACAGCAGATGTAAGTTAGCCCTACTGTTTCTGTTAATTCGAAAATACCATGTACTTAAGTACATTTACTGGCCAGCAGGTAGAGTTGGCCAACTAGCGCGTGGACCACAAACCTTAGGCATACTGTAAACCAGCAGATTGGTACATGAGTACTTTAACATTACCCTTTGGTTAGCTTAGAGCTAGTATTCATCATCCTTTTTTATATAAGATATTCAtcatccttttctttataaaagaCATTCATCACCCTTTTCTTATATAAGATATTCATCATCCTTTGATTCCACCCTGTTCACTCACTATGCCCAACACCAATCCTAGGAAGTACCAAAATTATGTGTATCATAAGCGAAAATGCAGGCTTTTTAGCTGATCCAAATAAATTATTCAAGTAGTTAGATGTTTATATGATATTCCAGATTTAGAAAACTAACATTATTAGTTAGGCAATGGATTGTTTGGTAATTGAACAACCGTAGTGTACTGATGTCGAGGACACTAAAAAAACTAGAAAAGTTCataaaaataaatcatacaATTTACTTTGTTGATGTGTTATTATAGTAGAGATGGTGACCAAATGTATTGTCTTCGCTTCCGTCATTCATACATTACTTTTACAGTTACATCtctaaatataaattttaccATACAGGAACCTCAAATTCCTCCAAGACCCAGCATTGCAAGTATCCCTCCGTACCAGAAGCCTTTAAATCCTTATGTTCGTCCCCCATTACTCCCAAGGGAAGATGAAGCTACAAAACAGGAAACTGAAGAGGGGTTCTTCACCTCAGTCGGCAAACTCATTGGAGGGGCAAAATCATCCATGGCAGAGATATTTGGTTCCAGAAAGAAGCGCCTGAACAACCAGTACCATCACCATCAGCGAAGAGCTAACCCATGGCCAGTGCAAGATAGAGCTAGCCCATGGCCAGTGCAAGATAGTTATGCTATCCCACATGACGAGACGCCTCCACCGCTGGACACCAGAGCACCAATCCCTCAGAAGAACTATGCGTTCATGACAAAGGAGCATGACAAGATCCACCATGCCCCACATGGGCGCCCTTATTTCAATGGCTGGgacgaccaccaccaccatccgcagcagcggcggccggagcagcaACTGTATCACCAGCAGCAACACCTGCAGCAGCACAGGCAGTACTCCACAGGCCCACAGACGTTCTATGAACAGAGCTGCGAGGCAAAGAACGAGATCGTCTTTGGCGCGGTCCAGGAGGTGGACAGCAAACGGCGCATGGTAGAGATCAAGGCCGTGAACTATGGAGACACCTTCTATGAGCAGTACGGGATGCGGTACCGCAACAACTACATCGGCTACAACAGCAACACCTATTGAACAGCCAGTCTATTTTCTTATTGTTTAccctccttttttttcatttgaattaGTTACCTGATTAGATTTACCGCTTGCCTTCTTATTGGCAAACCTCCACATTTCTTGTAACAAAAAATAGAAAGTGGAGGGAGTAGAAGCTATCTCCTGTTTTGACTTGTACAATTGACAAAACTGGGGGTTTTGGAAGTACAACCTGACGTATGAATTTTACTGATAAATTCAGAGTTTGGTATTTAGTGCTTGACCACTACTAAGCCAAACATTGGCTAATTTTTCTCCcagttcttcctttttttttacgaGTCTCCCATCTTTTGTTGTTTTTAGCATGTTCCTTCCCACGCCCTATTTTCGGTGACTGAAGAGTTGTTGTGGTTACATCAAAATTTGCAATTCGCACCACCTCGTCAGACAGCCTCTGGAATCACCCGATCAAGGCGGATAACCATTAGTGACCTCTGGGAGCTGTCGAGAGTACCTAAGGCCATTGTAGCAGGGATTAGAAATTCTTGATCATTGTTATGAAAAACGCCAGGTGCTAGGAGGGTGAAACTGTGAAAGGGTGGCCCCGGGTCAGTCGTCTCTAAGTTTGGGCGACTGAACTCGCGTTGCTGCTTGCTGCGGCCGTAATAGCTGCTACACTGCAGGTCTGCAGCCACACCCGCTGCCACACAGGAGCTGTGTTCCGAACGCCACCAGCGTTTGGAAAATGATGCCGGGCACAGGCAATGGATGTCACGGCAGCCCTCGGCTCCAGGCCTCGTGATGCCAGTGAATGCACTCACCTAAAGAGGACAACCAGGAGGCACAGGCCGTGTGGACGGTGGTCAGAGGTACGTGACCAGTTTTATTGGCGAGGGTCCGGCACCCTGCGGCTGCAGTGACAGGCAGGCCCGCCCCAGCCCGGGGTAGGCAACCCCATGAAACTATGGAGCCAATCAAGACGAAGAATCGGATTTCCTGATGTCCAAAACGCCAGAAAGCGCTGTTGCAATTGGTGAAATGGAGGCTCCCGGCTAAAGAGGATAGGTCTGGCCGTCTGGGAGAATTGTAAATTGTTAGCACATAGAGGTGTGGGCTACACAGGCTGTCTCGATTCTGACAGCAGTGTGATGGGGCTGATCGATATGTTTCTGACACCTTAAGATAAGCTTGATGCAAAATCAGCAAGGAAACTGGTTCGTGGTAAACAACAGCTCTTCATTGTTCAGTTTCCTAACCTGATTGAATTGAATCGATCCCTATCCAAGCCGGTCAAGTGATCGCCACCAGGATTCAGCATGATTGTGTTGGGTCACAGGATAGCAATTTGAATTACAGTTTTGTGGCCCTGAGCTGCCCTGACCACACTTCAGCCGCCTACTAGTCATATCCAGTGTTAGATCCTTGCTAGAGGCACCAACTGCTACCGtatgaaaggaaaaaaattgcTTCATCACGGAATGCAATTTGTTGGGGGTATGCAGGAAGAAAGGCCATCGATCTCTGTACGGTACGTAGTCAGCTGTTCATCTGGTAAGTGTTCCCTCTTGATGTATCCGGGATTGATCCCAATATCTGAACCATCAAGCTACCGACTGAAAAacaaatcaagagcaaaataatGTCAACTTCTATATCTAAAGCAAAACGCTACTGACTGCAAaagaagggagaaaacaaaatcaTTTTTCATTTTGAAAATTCCTCAGGGAGATGGCTTCAACAATAAAACATATCAAAATTATTATAAATGAAATTTGTAATCTGAGATGTTACTGCGAACATGGCAAGTGTACCTATGATCAAAATAGCTCCAACAAATCCTGTCATGCCCCATCTCTCACCAAGCATCGCCCATGCAAAGGCAGCACCCCACACTGGTTCCAGACCATAAATTATTGCCGTTTCTGTAGCTGATACATCACGCATAGCAGCCACCTATACAATGGAAAATCATTTGTGATAATAAAAATGGCCTTATCTGGAGAGAGCATACCTTATTACATAATACAAACCTCTGCCCATAAACAAAACGAAGTTGAGAATACTCCTGTGTAAAGAATTGCTGGCCAAGGCAATGACATCGCCATACCAAATAACTCCATTGGTGGCCATGATTTGAAATGCCAGTGTTGCACATTCCGGATGAAGCATTTCAAAATGTATGTGGCTGCTGATACGAGAGCTACAACAAACACCTAGTTTAACAGAACTTGTTCAAAAAAACTGACAAGGGGAACAGAAAAAACTCACACGGCTGAGGCATTGAGTTTTAGTCAGAACACTAACCTCACATCCAACAAGAGTTGAGAAATTCTCTTTCTTCATATTTCTGGAAATATGCTCGGTTCTGAGCATATGAATTGCAAAAGAAAAGGCACTCAGGAGGTTTAGAAGATCACCAACCTGATGAGAGCATGGGATGAGAACATCATTCAATATGGCAAATGCAGGTTATACTAGTTTTTGAAACATTTCAAACTACTCAAAATACTAAAGCAGCGAtgtaaaaagaacaaaaaaaataatacaGCAGTAATATTGACAGAGCCCAGTATCATAGGCAATATGACAAGTAGACAGAAGGTCCAGACAAACATGTTAACCTGTCCATGTAGATAGTCCAACTTACACATGGTGGAGAACCACTTAGCTCCAGCATAGCAACACCAAGAAGTGATAAAAATGCTCCAAACCATGTATGTGCAGGTACTTCTGCCCCAAAAAGACCATCCAAGAAAGGGACAATGATAACCTGTAGCAGTTGAATAAAGAATAGTGATACAACCATATACTTTAGGGAAGACATTATTATGGAGTTCCTGATAAAGAATTCTTACAGTGAGTGCAGAAATGAAAGATGAACGGCCAGCATCAGCTGTTAGTAACCCAACAGCCTGAGCCAGGTAGGCCATGCTTACCCAAAGGCCCAACTCTACTCCTCTAACAAGGATTTGCATATCTCTCAGCGACTTTAGTAACAACGGCGCAAACGGGATGGCTGCTATAGTGAACCTTAACATATTGAAAAGGTCAGGGTCCAAGAGAGTCTCTGCCTCTTTCACAACTGAAATGTTGCTAGCTGGAAGAAAGAAATAAGTTAGCTTAATATGTGGAGAAAATTCAACGTGTGGAGGAACTAGTAGAACTCACCAAATACAAAGCAGATAATGAGGTAACGCAAGCTTTGAGTTCCGATTACAATCTTTCCTTAAAATTTATACATGCATTTTTCGCTTGACAATATTAAAATGTATCATTTTGTTGATCTTAAATTCtaaaaatgtggaataaatggaATTAAGTGTGGCCTAATAAGCTGATAATGTAAAAGATGAAACGGAAACAAAACAGCCACATCATTCATCAATAGGAGGAATGGATAATTTGAGTGAAAGGGATCTACTGCAAAAGCACCCACGCGACTGAAACATACACTCGTATATACAAACTTGATGGCAAGCCATCCCCAGAGCAGAATCAAGAATTCATTACGTATCTGCCACAAGAGCGTCAGTTCAGCACCTGGATTTAAGTAACGATGGAGAAATCAGCACCTAACAACCAAACCAAATTCACCATTTTCAACCCACAAGCATAACATCGAACAGATGAGGTGCAAACAGAGACAAGAAGGACGCCATAAGGAGAGGACTAATGCGACCGTACCAAAGATAAGGGTGACCAGATTGATCAGTACGACGCTCCTGGTTTTCCTGGGCACCCAAGACGCCACCTTCCGGCACGCAGCGCGCGCCCTCCGCCTCACCGACCACAGGGCCGTCCACGGCGGCGACGGGTCTTCAGTTTCATGGACGGCGGACTCGCGCATCCCAGGAGGAACCTTCTTCCACCTCCCGATCTCATCCGGCGACTTATTCTTCGATGACGTCCTCGCTGGAGGAAGTGGGGAATTCCTGTTCGGAGGAGAGCCGGAGGCggaagcggccggcggcggaaggAACTGCCGTCGTCCTGGGAGGGGCGTCGCGGGGACGCGGAGGCGAGGGTGAGGGCGAGTGGGAGGCGCGCCTGGTAGAAGGCAAGGGCGCCATGGGCGGGAAGGGTTCGGAAGCTTGGGAAGGAACATCTCGCCGGAGGAGAAGGATGGAGGAGGCGACGCGCGAGCGGACGGACGCCGGGCAGGCGTGAAGAAATTGGAAGACATGCGAGAGGCCCAGAGAGAAGAAAGATGGGATGGTATGCTGTTTTGGGCCTCCAGCTTTAGCGGCCCAAATTAGAGATCTACTCAgaggcgtcttttttatttttatattttttaaaaacattttttaatgaaatatattttcgatttcacaatttacagttttatacccctaccgcccggcaggggggcggcagtcTCCCCCGCACTGTATAAAAGGCTTCTCtcccccctcatttgcttcccacgacatccagagaggtggagggagagaggaggggtgagagagggagttaacggcgaagccctgtcggattttggatccgaaccgcaggtaataaatatttctcaactttctcaatataaattttttgtatgtttaattctataattagtgtatgcagcagtaatgatattttaacgatttaggtagaattaagattagtttttagaaaaatgaattaggtttaccaactaattttgtggtattgattagttgttcaatacgagaaaaaatttcgaaaaataatcagaaattgtagaaaatgctagaaaagtatatgaaacattcagataaattgtagaaaatgcagaaaaatttagaaaatgttagaaaaatatatttataaaaatgtattgtacaaaaattgtagaaaatgctagaaaatgatagaaaagtttatgaaaatttcagataaattgtagaaaatgcagaaaaaatgtagaaaatgttagaaaaatatatttataaaaattaattatacaaaaattgtaggaaatgcatgaaatgctagaaaaattatatgaaaatttcAGATAAATTGTCGAAAATAcagaaaacttatatttttttgtgttaggtatggccgaagatacgccagctctacttgacggaatcatagactcgtcgcaccggtccttcctttctgtggttcagcgcgtgaaacttaacgtgctgcgtccacgtccaccagcggagtttattcctgttgacccacgatgggtgcccaggtgatatgtcgtcggattatgtttctaagaatacgtttgtttcgtatacgtttcgtacataatgtacttacctTTGATAGTTCTATTTTTCAAGTTGAgtgaggctggtcttcttactataggtcgtcttgctgagagtggttcAGTAAAGCTGGACAGGTCCCTACTGACGGCTCTGGTTGATAGATGTCTGAGACAcacaccttccacctcccttgtggggagatgacaccgatcctacaggacgttgcgatgctgctgggtcttcctatcagtggggatgccgtagggcCTCGCGTAGTCCCGGctacgtggttggacgatctagaagagcgttttgcaaatattgacatcgcgattgatgcagaggagcacccaaaagcaacaggGCCTGCCAAGTCATGGATCCTGCAGTTCCAGGTACATACCTTGTTTTGTTACGattaatgttagagttatgcttttgactagtgcagttatggttttattttataattgatctcgtactcataaatgttcatcttttctatgcagCTCGATAATTTGGCACATGATACTGATGAGgatagcgtcactcgatcccttgaggcatatctgttgtggttgtttggatacataatgttcaacaactcacacggggcctatgtagatagggtgcttgtgccttacgcacaggagatcgcagaggcagctgtggaggaaatgcctcaatacagttggggttcagcggtacttgcagccacgtaccgtggcctctgcaaggcatcggtgcaaaataagcacaatgcaattcATACATGATGTccgattctgctacagctttggtcgtacgagaggatagcaattggtcgcccgattgtcgaccactcaccgtatgagctggatatgtacggtgacaccgaggacaataggcccaccatggggactctctagtacgctcgtcaggtacggaaatgactgctactcgtactaatctgttggcaattctgttgctttatttgaccctctttgtatttcttattggtacatattattattaattttgtgcaGAAGAG comes from Panicum virgatum strain AP13 chromosome 4K, P.virgatum_v5, whole genome shotgun sequence and encodes:
- the LOC120703423 gene encoding uncharacterized protein LOC120703423; the encoded protein is MGANAAAAAGLPALLAAALLLSSAFFPSASAASSFPARIAGRIVSTTASAVARRLWSLKSAATKTAAGTAAAGRSMVRYEGGYDVDTVFDGSKLGIEPHAVEVTPAGDLLVLDSINSNIYRVQLPLSPYSRPKLLAGSPEGLSGHVDGRLREARMNHPKGFTVDDRGNIYVADALNMAIRKISDTGVTTIAGGKSIRGHIDGPSDDAKFSTDFEIRYISSSCSLMVIDRGNQAIREIPLHDDDCAYQYEAGFPLGIALLFAAGFFGYMLALLQRRVLGMASTADEPQIPPRPSIASIPPYQKPLNPYVRPPLLPREDEATKQETEEGFFTSVGKLIGGAKSSMAEIFGSRKKRLNNQYHHHQRRANPWPVQDRASPWPVQDSYAIPHDETPPPLDTRAPIPQKNYAFMTKEHDKIHHAPHGRPYFNGWDDHHHHPQQRRPEQQLYHQQQHLQQHRQYSTGPQTFYEQSCEAKNEIVFGAVQEVDSKRRMVEIKAVNYGDTFYEQYGMRYRNNYIGYNSNTY
- the LOC120703424 gene encoding uncharacterized protein LOC120703424; the protein is MSSNFFTPARRPSARASPPPSFSSGEMFLPKLPNPSRPWRPCLLPGAPPTRPHPRLRVPATPLPGRRQFLPPPAASASGSPPNRNSPLPPARTSSKNKSPDEIGRWKKVPPGMRESAVHETEDPSPPWTALWSVRRRARAACRKVASWVPRKTRSVVLINLVTLIFASNISVVKEAETLLDPDLFNMLRFTIAAIPFAPLLLKSLRDMQILVRGVELGLWVSMAYLAQAVGLLTADAGRSSFISALTVIIVPFLDGLFGAEVPAHTWFGAFLSLLGVAMLELSGSPPCVGDLLNLLSAFSFAIHMLRTEHISRNMKKENFSTLVGCEVFVVALVSAATYILKCFIRNVQHWHFKSWPPMELFGMAMSLPWPAILYTGVFSTSFCLWAEVAAMRDVSATETAIIYGLEPVWGAAFAWAMLGERWGMTGFVGAILIIVGSLMVQILGSIPDTSRGNTYQMNS